One Brevibacterium spongiae DNA segment encodes these proteins:
- a CDS encoding VWA domain-containing protein yields the protein MRTLTDTFLTLGIRLRAAGLPADPDAVRSLITAAACLDPLDPQQVRAASRALTCTRPEHLRLHDAIFDAVFGLAGRQDAEEPSIDVEYPRPEMSTEGAGGEASEITEAARTEHLRHVDLGFEHGSEAAALIDGLVFRPPRGLAHRTRSGHTGIIDAPRILRRLIRNEEISTIPRRRSLYRRRPVTLVADVSASMTVWREPALRFLARGSAVLGARCFTAGTRLTRVDLSPRAAAGHGRGGSGVASALDEVLDAGAGTRLGDSLTELLSGRMKDLVRGSTLVVISDGWEHGDCTELDIACARLARLSHRFLWVNPRAGRARFEARTRGLAVAAAHAEAVLPATTVAQWQRVADFMAARASAHGAGVVGAFALPRAVGGPVTTVPATVATVPTATGQEARA from the coding sequence GTGAGGACCCTGACGGACACCTTCCTGACCCTTGGCATCCGGTTGCGGGCCGCGGGACTGCCTGCAGACCCGGACGCGGTGCGGTCGCTTATTACGGCCGCGGCCTGCCTCGACCCGCTCGATCCGCAACAGGTTCGAGCCGCGTCTCGGGCGCTTACCTGCACCCGACCCGAACATCTGCGCCTCCACGATGCGATCTTCGACGCCGTCTTCGGACTGGCAGGCAGACAGGATGCGGAGGAGCCGAGCATCGACGTCGAATATCCCCGGCCCGAGATGAGCACAGAGGGCGCAGGCGGGGAGGCGAGCGAGATCACCGAAGCTGCCCGGACCGAACATCTGCGCCATGTCGATCTCGGGTTCGAACACGGCAGCGAAGCTGCCGCGCTCATCGACGGCCTCGTCTTCCGACCACCGCGCGGCCTTGCACATCGGACTCGCTCGGGTCACACCGGCATCATCGATGCCCCTCGGATCCTGCGTCGGCTCATCCGCAACGAGGAGATCTCAACCATCCCGCGGAGGCGCAGTCTCTATCGCCGGCGCCCCGTCACCCTCGTCGCCGACGTGTCCGCCTCGATGACGGTGTGGCGGGAGCCCGCGCTGCGTTTCCTGGCTCGCGGCTCTGCAGTGCTGGGAGCCCGTTGTTTCACGGCGGGGACCCGCCTGACCAGAGTCGACCTGAGCCCACGAGCTGCGGCCGGACACGGGCGAGGAGGCAGCGGTGTCGCTTCGGCGTTGGATGAGGTCCTCGACGCGGGAGCCGGGACGCGCCTCGGCGATTCTCTGACCGAACTTCTGAGCGGGCGGATGAAGGACCTGGTACGCGGCAGCACCCTCGTCGTCATCAGCGACGGCTGGGAACACGGGGACTGTACGGAGCTCGACATCGCCTGCGCGCGGCTGGCCCGACTCAGCCATCGGTTCCTCTGGGTCAATCCCCGCGCCGGACGCGCAAGATTCGAAGCGCGCACTCGGGGCCTGGCCGTCGCCGCGGCACATGCTGAGGCCGTGCTTCCGGCGACCACCGTCGCCCAGTGGCAGAGGGTTGCCGACTTCATGGCGGCACGGGCATCGGCGCACGGCGCCGGCGTCGTTGGCGCCTTCGCGCTTCCGCGAGCTGTCGGTGGGCCTGTGACCACCGTACCCGCGACTGTGGCCACAGTGCCGACAGCGACTGGTCAGGAGGCGCGCGCATGA
- a CDS encoding AAA family ATPase, with amino-acid sequence MTIFDDPRFLAQELERVGHIVAPELATTCVLAHRLGKPLLCEGSPGVGKTSLARALARASGGSFIRLQCHDGLEASQALYDWDFAKQILHVRTIEAASSSAGERIDAICLDDELHDRAFLLARPILRAIEDSRGLGPDEARPVLLIDEIDRAGDEFDALLLEALADWSVTVPELGTISTQTPPLVILTSNRTRDLHDALRRRCLYQWFDQPGAEAESRILSLHVPEADESLRRAVIAAANRLRSADLLKPPGTAEAIDWLRALHALGLGELDDPAIAATISAVLKDADDLAPARTVLSPFGGDGT; translated from the coding sequence ATGACGATCTTCGACGATCCCCGTTTTTTGGCACAGGAGCTGGAGCGCGTGGGGCACATCGTCGCACCCGAACTTGCGACCACCTGTGTGCTCGCCCACCGCCTCGGCAAACCTCTGCTGTGCGAGGGCTCCCCGGGCGTGGGCAAGACGAGTTTGGCTCGAGCGCTCGCCCGCGCCTCCGGCGGCTCTTTCATTCGGCTGCAGTGCCACGACGGGCTCGAGGCCAGCCAAGCGCTCTACGACTGGGATTTCGCGAAGCAGATCCTCCACGTGCGCACGATCGAGGCGGCGTCCAGCTCGGCGGGGGAGCGCATCGACGCGATCTGCCTCGACGATGAGCTCCACGACCGGGCCTTCTTGCTCGCCCGTCCGATCCTGCGCGCGATCGAGGACTCGCGGGGACTCGGGCCCGACGAGGCGCGACCGGTGCTGCTTATCGACGAGATCGACCGCGCCGGCGACGAATTCGACGCTCTGTTGCTCGAGGCGCTCGCCGACTGGTCGGTCACCGTGCCCGAACTCGGCACGATCTCGACGCAGACTCCGCCGCTGGTCATCCTGACCTCGAACCGCACCCGCGACCTCCACGACGCCCTGCGCAGGCGCTGCCTCTACCAGTGGTTCGACCAGCCCGGCGCCGAGGCTGAATCACGGATCCTCTCCCTGCACGTCCCCGAGGCCGACGAGTCCCTGCGCCGGGCCGTCATCGCTGCGGCCAACCGACTCCGCAGCGCCGATCTGCTCAAACCTCCCGGCACCGCCGAGGCCATCGACTGGCTGCGCGCCCTGCACGCCCTCGGCCTCGGCGAACTCGACGACCCAGCGATCGCGGCGACGATCTCCGCCGTCCTCAAGGACGCCGACGACCTCGCCCCCGCCCGCACAGTTCTCAGCCCATTCGGAGGGGATGGAACGTGA
- a CDS encoding carbamate kinase encodes MRVLVALGGNAMTGPDGDPSPSAQQRAISAAAVHLADLAAAGHELVITHGNGPQVGNILRKNELSAHELPPVSLDWCGAQTQGTIGFTIVSALELELAARGLGNRVAAVVTRTVVDPDDPAFADPVKPIGSYQDADFAAEMTAHGQTWKDFGDKGWRRVVASPDPVEILETPMISFLADSGWIVVAAGGGGIPVLPADRGCAGVSAVIDKDLSAAKLAASVDADLLIIATDVPCAVAGFGTPDASDVGAVTAAELKALRATGTFASGSMGPKVDALLDFVDNGGSRAVIAELSQLASAVTGRVGTAVSSHGQAHSDDRVAADVRESRDDQ; translated from the coding sequence GTGAGGGTCCTCGTCGCCCTCGGCGGCAATGCGATGACCGGGCCCGACGGAGATCCGTCTCCGTCGGCCCAGCAGCGCGCGATCTCCGCCGCGGCCGTGCATCTGGCCGATCTCGCCGCAGCCGGACACGAACTCGTCATCACCCACGGCAACGGGCCGCAGGTCGGCAACATCCTGCGCAAGAACGAACTCTCCGCTCACGAGCTGCCGCCCGTGAGCCTCGACTGGTGCGGAGCACAGACCCAGGGCACCATCGGCTTCACGATCGTCAGCGCCCTCGAACTCGAACTCGCAGCCCGCGGGCTGGGGAACAGGGTCGCCGCCGTGGTCACCCGCACCGTCGTCGACCCCGACGACCCAGCGTTCGCCGATCCGGTCAAGCCGATCGGGTCCTATCAGGATGCGGATTTCGCCGCGGAGATGACCGCTCATGGCCAGACCTGGAAGGACTTCGGCGACAAGGGGTGGCGTCGCGTTGTGGCCTCTCCGGACCCCGTCGAGATCCTCGAGACTCCGATGATCTCCTTCCTTGCGGACTCCGGCTGGATCGTCGTCGCCGCTGGCGGGGGCGGCATTCCCGTCCTACCCGCGGACCGGGGCTGTGCCGGGGTATCCGCGGTCATCGACAAGGACCTCAGCGCTGCGAAGCTCGCCGCCTCGGTGGATGCGGATCTGCTCATCATCGCCACCGATGTGCCCTGTGCGGTCGCCGGCTTCGGCACTCCGGACGCGAGCGATGTCGGTGCCGTCACCGCAGCCGAGCTCAAAGCCCTGCGTGCCACCGGCACCTTCGCCTCCGGTTCGATGGGGCCGAAGGTCGACGCGCTGCTCGACTTCGTCGACAACGGTGGATCACGAGCCGTCATCGCCGAGCTCTCGCAGCTCGCCTCGGCAGTAACCGGGAGAGTCGGCACCGCCGTGAGTTCGCACGGTCAGGCGCACTCGGATGATCGGGTGGCAGCGGACGTTCGAGAGAGCAGAGACGATCAGTAG
- a CDS encoding hydantoinase B/oxoprolinase family protein → MTTTADTSAVDSGSMLRTEPLTGQELADYIAASPINSAGLPTAYEHGNRLTAEGSSVDPIIVEIVEGTLASVEMEVETSISRTSRSPMIRDAHDFRAGIHDRQLRKLTGRSYSALVHPVVRDFPIEEMREGDVFFHNDVYESEGGIGHLPDMCVTVPVFAEGRVVCFVQAFGHHDDIGGACPGSMPSGATSVFEEGLMIPPIKLWSEGVPNRSALRIMSRNSRMPDSLSADLDAECSACLMGARRLSELFTRYGVETVETAFDAILQNSTEIYRREILSKIPDGQYVWEDYAEHDGVSDPMLHTQRITLTKTSTGGPDDGPRLIVDFTGTAAQAAGPINHCGDYVGGNFLKKWLAPILRNLADTPERMGELDVNEGIVPLIEMRFPEKGTLLTPEFPGPTNARTFVILRLLGVLAGVVAKAVDGRMPADQETIRYTGVYGKDRDGKDYLMREVLGGGSGGRYYSDGEDTIHVVPDSRNLPTEFTESRFPFRVERLGLAVDSGGAGRYRGGLGYEKHIRMLRDGHFMSIADRSILACWGVKGGKAGRPFEVTIDPGGPNERQIDALADAEVIRAGEVVRIRTTGGGGWGDPLDRPIAEVVRDVSWGKVSIAGARESYGVVVTADPSASVGADAAGVDGAEADEAATTELREQMRATRDANEPFFDRGPGYAQLSVDGASAAAVDWL, encoded by the coding sequence GTGACTACCACAGCCGACACGAGCGCCGTCGATTCGGGTTCGATGCTGCGCACCGAACCCCTGACCGGCCAGGAGCTCGCCGACTACATCGCCGCCTCGCCGATCAACTCGGCCGGTCTGCCGACTGCCTACGAGCACGGCAACCGCCTCACCGCGGAAGGGTCGAGCGTCGACCCGATCATCGTCGAGATCGTCGAAGGCACCCTGGCCAGTGTGGAGATGGAGGTTGAGACCTCGATCTCGCGCACCTCACGCTCCCCGATGATCCGCGATGCCCATGACTTCCGCGCCGGTATCCACGACCGACAGCTGCGCAAGCTCACCGGCCGTTCGTACTCCGCACTCGTCCACCCAGTCGTCCGGGACTTCCCCATCGAGGAGATGCGCGAAGGCGATGTCTTCTTCCACAACGACGTCTACGAATCCGAAGGTGGCATCGGCCACCTGCCGGACATGTGCGTGACCGTTCCCGTCTTCGCCGAGGGACGGGTCGTGTGCTTCGTCCAGGCCTTCGGCCACCACGACGACATCGGCGGGGCGTGCCCCGGTTCGATGCCCTCAGGGGCGACGAGCGTCTTCGAAGAGGGCCTCATGATCCCGCCGATCAAGTTGTGGTCCGAAGGGGTTCCGAACAGGTCCGCACTGCGGATCATGTCGCGCAACTCCAGGATGCCGGATTCGCTGTCGGCCGATCTCGACGCCGAGTGCTCGGCCTGCCTGATGGGTGCTCGTCGTCTCTCGGAACTCTTCACCCGCTACGGAGTCGAGACCGTCGAAACGGCCTTCGACGCGATACTGCAGAACTCCACTGAGATCTACCGCCGTGAGATCCTGTCGAAGATCCCCGACGGCCAGTACGTCTGGGAGGACTATGCCGAGCACGACGGCGTCTCGGACCCCATGCTCCACACCCAGCGCATCACGTTGACGAAGACGTCGACCGGGGGACCGGACGACGGACCGCGACTTATCGTCGACTTCACGGGCACCGCCGCCCAGGCCGCGGGACCGATCAACCACTGCGGTGACTATGTGGGCGGAAACTTCCTCAAGAAGTGGCTCGCCCCGATCCTGCGCAACCTCGCCGACACCCCCGAGCGGATGGGCGAACTCGACGTCAACGAGGGCATTGTGCCGCTCATCGAGATGCGCTTCCCGGAGAAGGGTACCCTGCTCACCCCCGAGTTCCCCGGACCGACGAACGCACGCACGTTCGTGATTCTCCGCCTCCTCGGCGTCCTCGCCGGCGTAGTCGCGAAGGCCGTGGACGGCCGCATGCCCGCGGACCAGGAGACGATCCGCTACACCGGGGTCTACGGCAAGGACCGCGATGGCAAGGACTACCTCATGCGCGAGGTCCTCGGCGGAGGCTCCGGCGGACGCTACTACTCCGACGGCGAGGACACGATCCACGTCGTCCCCGACTCCCGGAACCTGCCCACCGAATTCACCGAGTCCCGGTTCCCGTTCCGCGTCGAACGCCTCGGTCTGGCCGTCGACTCAGGCGGTGCCGGTCGTTACCGCGGAGGCCTCGGCTACGAGAAGCACATTCGGATGCTGCGCGACGGGCACTTCATGTCGATCGCCGACCGTTCGATCCTCGCATGCTGGGGGGTCAAGGGCGGAAAAGCGGGCAGGCCGTTCGAAGTGACCATCGATCCGGGAGGTCCGAACGAACGTCAGATCGATGCGCTCGCCGATGCTGAGGTCATCAGAGCCGGTGAGGTCGTTCGGATCCGCACCACGGGCGGTGGAGGCTGGGGCGACCCCCTCGACCGTCCGATCGCCGAGGTGGTCCGCGACGTCAGCTGGGGCAAGGTGAGCATCGCCGGCGCTCGTGAGTCCTACGGAGTCGTCGTCACCGCCGATCCGAGCGCATCCGTCGGCGCCGATGCCGCCGGAGTCGACGGTGCCGAGGCCGACGAGGCGGCCACGACCGAGCTGCGCGAGCAGATGCGGGCCACCCGGGATGCGAACGAGCCCTTCTTCGATCGTGGACCCGGCTATGCCCAGCTCTCCGTCGACGGAGCCTCAGCTGCGGCGGTCGACTGGCTGTGA